In Prunus dulcis chromosome 1, ALMONDv2, whole genome shotgun sequence, the following are encoded in one genomic region:
- the LOC117614051 gene encoding ubiquitin-conjugating enzyme E2 32 has product MAEDKYNLKNPAVKRILQEVKEMQSNPSDDFMSLPLEENIFDWQFAIRGPSETEFEGGIYHGRIQLPAEYPFKPPSFMLLTPNGRFETQTKICLSISNHHPEHWQPSWSVRTALVALIAFMPTNPNGALGSVEYKKEERRSLAIKSRAAAPRYGTVERQKLIDEIHECMLSKVPPVPQLSPSQDSKEHPSNREGEVQVSSQNDGATPAGEAAAEGSPNPAVGDRIVEEVQEAPLNGNRGPEVARTLNAAPSGGSSQLLQRQEMKVQKPADDRLFTWAAVGLTIAIMVLLFKKFMKSSGHGAVFMDGS; this is encoded by the exons ATGGCGGAGGACAAGTACAACCTGAAGAACCCAGCGGTGAAGCGGATTCTACAGGAGGTTAAGGAGATGCAATCCAATCCCTCCGACGATTTCATGAGCCTCCCCCTCGAG GAGAACATATTTGACTGgcaatttgcaatcagaggcCCTAGTGAAACCGAATTTGAGGGTGGGATTTATCATGGGCGGATCCAGTTGCCGGCGGAATACCCATTCAAGCCTCCTTCATTTATGTTGTTGACG CCAAATGGTCGCTTCGAAACCCAAACCAAGATTTGCTTAAGCATATCGAATCATCATCCCGAGCACTGGCAGCCATCATGGAGCG TGCGAACTGCTTTAGTTGCACTTATTGCATTTATGCCCACCAACCCAAATGGTGCATTGGGTTCAGTAGAATacaagaaggaagaaaggCGTTCCCTGGCCATCAAATCTCGTGCAGCAGCCCCAAGATATGGCACTGTTGAACGTCAGAAGCTAATTGATGAG ATTCATGAATGTATGCTAAGCAAGGTACCACCTGTTCCTCAACTGAGCCCCTCACAGGATTCCAAAGAGCATCCTTCAAACAGGGAAGGCGAGGTTCAGGTGAGttcccaaaatgatggagcCACACCTGCTGGGGAAGCTGCTGCAGAAGGGTCTCCAAACCCAGCAGTAGGGGACAGGATTGTTGAAGAAGTACAGGAAGCCCCTTTGAATGGTAACCGAGGCCCTGAAGTAGCAAGGACATTGAATGCAGCTCCTTCCGGTGGATCAAGTCAGCTGCTACAAAGGCAAGAAATGAAAGTACAAAAACCGGCCGATGATCGCTTGTTCACATGGGCTGCTGTTGGACTTACCATTGCAATTATGGTTCTTCTATTTAAGAAGTTTATGAAATCTAGCGGACACGGTGCTGTTTTCATGGATGGATCTTAG